In Musa acuminata AAA Group cultivar baxijiao chromosome BXJ2-3, Cavendish_Baxijiao_AAA, whole genome shotgun sequence, the following proteins share a genomic window:
- the LOC103977435 gene encoding uncharacterized protein LOC103977435: protein MNSYPPFLSSVSGARMGLLDRLWDDTVAGPPPLDELRKYNSFSPSSASAAVVQVVCSIAIVRAPDASLAPPGLWGDWKRLRRKPVPAEEGIQTAQPRFPTVYDWVVISSLDR from the exons ATGAATTCCTACCCGCCGTTCCTCTCCTCCGTGTCTGGAGCTCGAATGGGCCTTCTCGACCGGCTGTGGGACGACACCGTCGCCGGGCCTCCGCCGCTCGACGAGCTCCGCAAGTACAACTCCTTCTCCCcttcctccgcctccgccgccgttGTACAGGTCGTCTGTAGCATCGCCATCGTCCGCGCCCCCGACGCCTCCCTCGCAC CTCCGGGGCTTTGGGGAGATTGGAAGAGGTTGCGGAGGAAACCGGTGCCGGCGGAGGAGGGAATCCAGACGGCCCAGCCGAGATTCCCCACCGTCTATGACTG GGTGGTGATAAGCTCTCTGGATAGATGA